acacacacacacacacaaacacacacactctctgtagctgtctctagacacaccaggagagggcatcaaatcccatttcagatggttttgtgagccaccatgtggttgctgggagttgaactcaggtcccctagaagagcagacagtgcttttaactgctgacatctctccagcccccgaccCCACATGCTAAATTTCTACCAAGAAGAGCTTTATGTGTAGGCCGCTGGAACCAGCAAGGGTTTACCTTTGTATGTGAGCAGGTGACGGGAACACTGGTCCTTGAGTCATAGGTTGTCTTCACTAAAGGCAGGTCTCATGACTGACTCTCCACTGTGGCTGAGGATGGCCCTTATATTGAAACATTTAAAGCTATTCTTCTAAATAAATAGGTTTATTAGTCATCTTAGAGTTTACTGAATATTTGGAGGGTTTGTCCTAAATAATTTggaaggtctttttgtttgtttgtttgttttgatttatttttgttaaaccTGAAAGATTTGGAGAATTAAGAAAGCAGTTATAAAGTATCTTCAGGATTCGGCAAGTATGAAGTAATGATACAAATTTATACTTAAgttggtttttcattttgttttgtttttttgcttcttgcttttgcttttggcGGTCTCTTATCACTGACATGACTTTTAGGAGGCAGGATTTTGatgtggatttttttatttgcaggttttttttaatgtaggtgtAATTATTGTGTGCTATATAAAAGAGTGCTGAGATGTAAGAGCCGTTCTGTAGGAGGGGTGTGGACCACACCTGATGAGTATGTAGGGCTCTATTCTTTAGGAAGCGACTCTCTGTGGGAGGGGTATGGACCACACCTGACTACTTTAGGAAACGACTCTCTGTGGGAGGGGTGTGGACCACACCCACCGAGTGTGTAGGACTCTATTCTTTAGGAAACGACTCTCTCTTCCTGTGAGAGTGTgctcaaggttttttgtttttgttttttattggttattttatttagtgtgttcaAGTTTTTAAtagtacaattttattttaagctgTTCTGAGAAAAGatggtcttatttttatttatggctcCTAAGTTtactgttgatttttaaaaacaaaatacctagATTTATAGAAGCAATGGTTCTTTTTCAAGCATGGGAAATTGTTTGAGGTTTCCTCAGTAGTAAGCACTGTCACTTAGATCTCAACATGTGACAATGTTACTTTGAATagcagtattctttttttttttttttttttNNNNNNNNNNNNNNNNNNNNNNNNNNNNNNNNNNNNNNNNNNNNNNNNNNNNNNNNNNNNNNNNNNNNNNNNNNNNNNNNNNNNNNNNNNNactcagaaatccgcctgcctctgcctcccacgtgctgggattaaaggcgtgcgccaccaccgcccggcgaataGCAGTATTCTTCACGATCTCTCCCATCAGCTTTATAATTTGATTGTAGTtacatttaaatgtgtgttttaCAGAGTGAACATCTTAATCCAGAACTGAAAATGTCAGATGGGTTTATTGAAGATGATTTAATGGTTGACAACTCTTTTGTTCGGGTTTAGAAGAATAACAAATTACTTATTCTTCTAGAACATCGTCTCCCTTTGCTTTTCattcaagaagaaagaattaGACACATGACAGTTGAAAATATTCTATAAGATTAAAACTCGAGtttgatgcttttcttttcttttcttttttttaaagatttatttatttattatgtgtaagtacactgtagctgtcctcagacgcaccagaagagggcgtcagatctcattatgagtggttgtgagccaccatgtggttgctgggatttgaactcatgaccttccgtagagcagttggtgctcttccccgctgagccatctcaccaacccgaGTTTGatgcttttctatttttagattttattttggaattattacccaaaaaaagggaagaaggaagggaagatgtTGTTACTTCTAAaggttctctctttcccttcccacaCCCCCTAGCAGAAAAGTGTCATGAGGGCAGTGTGCAGTGTGAGAAGTTGTAGGTTGTAGCACTTTTGTGTAGGGTGTCTTGTTTCTCATTAGCCATTTATAATTCTAGGTTCCTTATGACTACATTGACTGTAGGAACAGTTAACTTCTCAGGCAGATGCTAACACCTAATAAATGTACCTGCATCTAGGACTATGGGTAGCCATAATGTTAGTCTTCCTACCCCTAGTACTGCAAGGATTTATAGTATTTGAAattctgtttttgctttgttaGGAAAATTTAGTGTCCCTGTACTCCCTTGGGTGCTTTACGATTTTCATCCCTGTTCTGAGCTGAGACTGCTATAGTGAGACAAGAAAGAATTATGTATATGGTTGGCAGATGCAACTGAAATCTTTAGTTTTTAGCTCAAAACAGTGGCTACTATCTCTATCCTCTGTGACAGTATTGATTGTGCTTTGCTGtagttattaaaatgtattataaatgtgtttttctttttataacaaaTGTTGCGCCGTTTGCTCGTGATTGCGTTTCCTCATCGCTCGGTGAGACACTCCTCTAATCCAatctttgtcttttgtctttgctGCCTTGCAGGGTTGGTACAATAGGCTTCACTAGACTTAGCTGCAACTCAGAATTTCTCCTCCAGCACCTGAGTAAATGCTGATGGTCTTGTGGAGAGTGGATTAAGAGTACGAGCTAAGTTCTCAATCCCAATTGAGAAGCGGAGGAAATTTAAACTGTCTCCTTCCAAGTTTATCACAGCCACCACCATCAAGACAGCAAACTAAAGGACAGAGACTTTGAACTGCTGTGCTGCTCTGTGTAGTCCAGTGCACGCATGGTTTACAGACTTGGCTGGGGTtactaataagtaaataaaaagctgGACGCTCTGTCATTCGGACATTTCATTCACAAGTTACCAGAATGAGGGCTGTACTGGAGGCAGCAGACATTGCCGTAGTGGCCCTGTATTTTATCCTGGTCATGTGCATTGGTTTTTTTGCCATGTGGAAATCTAATAGAAGCACTGTGAGTGGATACTTCCTGGCCGGGCGCTCTATGACCTGGGTGGCAATTGGTGCCTCTCTGTTTGTGAGCAATATTGGGAGTGAACACTTCATTGGGCTGGCAGGATCTGGAGCAGCAAGTGGATTTGCAGTGGGCGCATGGGAATTCAATGCCTTACTGCTCTTGCAACTTCTGGGATGGATTTTCATCCCTATTTACATCCGGTCAGGGGTATATACCATGCCTGAATACTTGTCCAAGAGGTTCGGTGGCCATAGGATTCAGGTGTATTTTGCagccttgtctctgcttctctatATCTTCACCAAGCTCTCAGTGGATCTGTATTCAGGTGCCCTCTTTATCCAGGAGTCCTTGGGTTGGAACCTTTATGTGTCTGTCATCCTGCTCATTGGCATGACTGCTCTGCTGACTGTCACCGGAGGCCTTGTTGCGGTGATCTACACAGACACTCTACAGGCTCTGCTCATGATCATTGGGGCACTCACACTTATGGTTATTAGCATGATGAAGATTGGAGGGTTTGAGGAAGTTAAGAGAAGGTACATGTTGGCCTCACCCAATGTTGCTTCCATTTTGTTGAAGTACAACCTTTCCAACACAAATTCTTGTATGGTCCATCCTAAGGTGAATGCCCTAAAAATGTTGAGAGATCCAACAGATGAAGATGTTCCATGGCCTGGATTCATTCTTGGGCAGACCCCAGCCTCGGTATGGTATTGGTGTGCTGACCAAGTCATCGTGCAGAGGGTTCTAGCAGCCAAAAACATTGCTCATGCCAAAGGCTCCACTCTAATGGCTGGTTTCTTGAAGCTTCTACCAATGTTTATCATAGTTGTACCAGGAATGATTTCCAGGATACTGTTTGCTGATGAGATAGCTTGCATCAACCCAGAACACTGCATGCAAGTGTGTGGAAGCAGAGCTGGGTGCTCCAATATTGCTTACCCACGCCTGGTGATGACGCTGGTTCCTGTGGGCCTTCGGGGCCTGATGATGGCAGTGATGATTGCAGCTCTGATGAGTGACTTGGACTCCATCTTTAACAGTGCCAGTACCATATTCACCCTCGATGTGTACAAACTTATCCGCAAGAGTGCAAGCTCCCGGGAACTAATGATTGTGGGCAGGATATTTGTGGCTTTTATGGTTGTCATCAGCATAGCATGGGTGCCGATTATTGTGGAGATGCAAGGAGGCCAGATGTACCTTTACATCCAGGAGGTGGCAGATTATCTGACCCCTCCTGTGGCGGCCCTCTTCCTTCTGGCAATTTTTTGGAACCGCTGCAATGAGCAAGGGGCTTTCTATGGTGGGATGGCAGGCTTTGTTCTTGGAGCTGTCCGCTTGATACTGGCTTTTACCTACCGTGCCCCTGAGTGTGACCAACCTGATAACAGGCCGGGCTTCATCAAAGACATCCATTATATGTATGTGGCTACAGCATTATTTTGGATCACAGGACTCATTACTGTAATTGTTAGTCTTCTCACACCACCTCCCACAAAGGGTCAGATTCGTACTACTACCTTTTGGTCAAAGAAGACCCTGGTGACAAAGGAGAGCTGCTCTCAGAAAGACGAACCATACAGAATGCAAGAGAAGAGTATTCTCCAGTGCAGTGAGAACAGTGACGTCATCAGCCACACTATTCCCAATGggaagtctgaagacagcattAAGGGACTGCAACCTGAAGATGTTAATCTGCTGGTGACATGCCGAGAAGAGGGCAACCCAGTGGCTTCCATGGGCCATTCAGAGGCAGAAACACCAGTAGATGCTTATTCCAATGGGCAAGCAGCTCtcatgggggagagagagagagagaaggaaaaagaaaatagaagccaGTATTGGAAGTTCATAGACTGGTTTTGTGGCTTTAAAAGTAAAAGCCTTAGCAAGAGGAGTCTCAGAGACTTGATGGATGAGGAGGCTGTTTGTTTACAGATGTTAGAAGAGACTCCACAAGTTAAAGTGATACTAAACATTGGACTTTTTGCTGTGTGTTCCCTTGgaattttcatgtttgtttatttctccttATGAATGTAAGGATATGGTGAGACACTTAAGAGAAAATAGtggtctttaaaaagaaaaatgtaactgTTGACCTCTCAGGCATTGTTTAAGGTTTTAGCCAAATTCTTCTTAGCAGAAAAATCATCTATTTGCAAGACTATGTTCCCAGAGATGGAGGAAAAGTAAATCTTCAACTTATATGAAACAAAGCGGGATGGATTGTgcaaaaaaaatgtggttttagAGTTTTCCGTACCAAAGTAAGGAGAAACCAATTATTCTCATATATCACTTAGGACAGAACATGTACTAAGGTATCCTGAGTAAAGTGTCTTGTCTACATTGCCAAGTCTTGGTAGACCTTATGCTGAAGTAAATTTGCTCATTTATAAGGTTTTTGTCTCTAATCCCTGCTATagttaaaaaatgaatttgtagAGACTGTATGATTAGTTACGTCCTGAAAGTCTAATGTGTTGTGCACTAATGACTTGAGGATAACTTTGTGTGTGGTTGGTCATTAGCATGAGTCTATGGATTCTGCTTGCCGAgagaatggaggagtgttttcctgCGGGTCCTTTTGTACTGCTTGTATGAAAATGTGAGCATCCAGTTTGGAGCAGACTTTGTTTCCATCCCctccctctgtttttttttcctacttaaacTGAACCATACTCAACTGACTACCACGTCTgtctgtaattttgtttttaattagggGGGAGTAAATACTGCTGATGATCCCTGCATTTATTGTTCAgataaggatattttaaaatatagtttgagAATTACCAGCTACCATGCAATGACTGATAAATTTAATGCTAAGTAGATGATGAATCATTTTTCTACCTGCTTTCTAAGCTGCTTCCTTGTCATTTTGTAACATTCCTTATTTGCCCAATGCCTTCCCAAATGGGTCCAGCTGTAAGATGTCCAGTACTGTGGAGAAGAGTCAACACTACTTGTGTGCTGGGGTTGGCACTTGCTTAGTTTGTGAAACACTGTTGTTAAGTTTTAGAGGAACAGTCTAACTTTGACGTCACACTGCATTCTTTATAAGTTCTCGTCCTCATTTCTGTCTGTCTTGAAGATTTGCTGTGTGTATACACCTATGCTGTTGCAGTCAGTTAGCACATGAGCATGTTTCATTACAAACTGGCTGTCAATCATAGAACACTCAGCAGTCTTGCCGTTTGTGAGTGTAGGTTTTCTGCAGCATGGTCAGCATGTTCTAGGTTGCCATGAACAGGGACTTTAGGGTTTAGCAGTGTGCTTGTGGAGGACTCGGTAGCGACCTTATTTAGCTTGGTATCCAGTTGCAACATCCGTGGGCAGCGGGTCTTCTTTGTATGCTGTTTCTCCTTATTGAAGATAGTGCAGAAGGAATTTGAGGAAAATTCTAAGGATGATGTGTGTAGTCCTATGTCTTCAACactgcctcctctcctccataAGATGAAGAAAGTGATTTCTATACCTACTTTCTTTAAGCTGGTAACTTTTTAAATTGCATGACTTTTATTAAGTCTTGTACTTGAGGGGAATTACTACTTTTATAGACATTTTATAGCTTTTCAATCAAACTTAGCCCtgataactaaaacaaaacaaaacaaaaaaactctttttttttcttttttctttttttttgtaacgCATCAACTTGTTTGCAGATGATGGGCTTTATGAAGCCAATGCTGACGTTGGGGATTGTCACACACAGTCTTCCTATCTTCTGAGGGACTGCGTCTGTAAATGGAAAGAGTCATCTCTGTATGAATAGCATGCATTTCTGAAGAGCTTAGAGTGCCTTGTACAGCTGTTCTCTTAGTTTCTATTTTGAGATTTATAATCTGGAGCCAAGTAGATAGGGCCATCCTCTTGAATGGAAGGTTGAGTCAGTTCTCCAGATGTGGACTCAAGAGTTTGCCCATGTGTTTGATGGATATCTGTGCTTTGTGGCTGTCTTGTCTTCAacagttttcctttttgagataagCTTTCAGGTTATCAGAAAGTTGTAGAATCTTGGGTTGTCCAAATTTGGATTAGGTTGTAGGAATTAACATTTCTTTTGAACACATTCCTATGCAAGTTAGCAGAAATTGACACATTGGCCAGGTGGTCTTCCTCATCCTTGTATGTACAGCATAAGTAAATAGGTGGTACTTATGTGAGTTTCTCCCTTTTATTTAGTGCTGAGTCCTAATAATTTGGAATGCTAGAGTCTTCTTACCCACTTTTTGTTGACTTATAGTAAGATACATAATATGTACCatcatgtgtctgtctttgtgtaaATAGCCGTAGATGAGGTTTAGAGAACTAAGTTCATAAATAAGGAATGACTTAACATATGCATTAGATGTTTATTCTTACCAGTGTGAACATCTCTTTATTTAGTCTGAACTTTCTAAAGCGTGTCTTCCTTACTGCTTCCCAGTAATAGATAGATAATGTGCTTGAATAAGTGTGTGATGGCAGCTTCGTTTCAGGGGACCAGGCTTTATAGGTCATTCCAGTGATTGTTCCTGGGATGATACATGATTTTAGACTAGCAAAATATCCTTCACATGCATATAAGTCCTTAAAGATGGCGTGGGTCTGTAGGCATTTATAcgtatatttttgtgtttgtccAAGCTAAGCTTTGGAATTGACCAAGATTACATTGACTAAAATCGTGGCTAAAGGTAAATGTGAGGAGGTGAGGCTGTTGGTCTACAGAGGTAGTAGGTGAGAAGTCATTATCCTCAGTGATAGATAGCCAGGCTTCTAGATGCTTTGTGTGGATCTAGAAAGAAGGGCATTTGGCTTTTTTTTNNNNNNNNNNtgttgttgttgttgttttgccagTGGCCTGGAGAATGATCGATGGCTCCTCTGTGGGATTTCAAGTTTCCCTTTCTCTCAGAAGGTTGTGTCCTGCCATCCCAAGAATTAAACAACTGGGATGATCTCTCCCAGCTGTTCTTTCaggattgcttttgtttttagagaagCATCAAGTAATAGCACCTGCTTTTGACTCACATTAGTGGATCTTCTTTCCAGGGCTTCCTTTTCACTAGCTCAAAGGATCCATTTTCTCGCACAAAGAGGCTGAGCTGGGGAGTCTGTCCATGGCTCTTACTGGTGTCACCATAAGAAATGATGAGAGATCCTTCACTTGTGGAACTTCCTATTTGGGACTCTGAGGTGAGCTTCAAAGCCTTGTCCAGGGTCGTTAAGAATCCTTAAATTCCTACATCAGGAGTCTCTTATTCCAGGTGCATGATCTTCTCATCTCTGAATATCATTTAGTGTAATCTACAGATGAGCCTTGTTTTCCACTAAATAAATAGGCTTGGTCATTACTCACTAAAGAATTAGGTCTAATTTGTCCGATAGTGCAGTACTAAGTTGGCTTCCTCCCTCTTGCCTTATTCCCTTTCACAGCTCTGTTTGGAGGTGTGGGTGGAAAGGGATCACATAGGTTTCTAGTAGTAACACCTCACCATTCTCTATGTTGAAAGATTTGCAGAAGACCATTGCTGTTGAACTATGTGACTGCAGAGCCTTGTTTGTGTGCAGATGTTCTAAGaagtaataataaaagcaaacttTCAAGATGTGACAAATCCCTGTGTGATCCAGATGTGAACAGATTGTCATCTTAGcagcagggtctggagagatagctcattggATAAGAgtactgctcttcccaaggacctaggttcagttcccagcacctacatggtagttcataactgtctgtagttccagtttcagagggtctaacaccctcacacagacatctATGGAGGCAGAAcacaatgtacataaaatgaaataaaacaaaattgtaaaGGTATAGAGTTACATTCTTTAAATTCCAGAACTTGAAGCATGGGGCTGTCTGCTGGCATAAGCCCCTCTCTAGGGAGCAAGGTCCAGCCTGCTAACTCTTAGTTTAATGTTGAGCAGGAGGGATAGATTTGTTAACACAGAAGAGGCTAAAGTAGCTGACACCTAGTATTCATAGTTTAGTAGAAGGAAGCTTTTAGGCTTTGTTATCTGTAGGCTTGCTCATCTCCTAAGCAGAGTTTCCAGGCACTGCTCTGGTTCTCTTATCTCCATTGCTCTGTAGCCTGCTCTTTATTTCAGTATTTTCTGATCTCCTGCATAGTGCTAGATTTATCTCACATACTGTCTTGATGTACCAAAGTCTTCCTTTGCCCCCCAGTATTGAGGACTTATAACCAAATAATGAGTTAAACTTTTAAACCTATCAAACCTATAGTAGCTAAAAATGTTATGGAGAATAAATGTTTCCAGAATTATTTTCTCAGATTTATATTGGTTAATAATAAGAACAATAGTATTTTGATCAGGAAACAGTCAGTAGTAAATTTTCACAGAAGTTCCTTTGAGATGATGGTGACACAtgatgcagatttttttttgccATGAGAGTAAAGGTTGGATTTAGTTGCTATAAAGAGAAACActtgtaccactgagctacaaggCTGGCGCATAAGTCGTGATGGGCTGAGACCCTTCCCACGAAGACTGTCTCTTGACTCGGTCCTGTCCTGTTACACTGTCTTGTACACTGTATCTGCTCAGCTAGCTGCTTTGAGTCCTAGGAGTGaagtgagcagagatcctgaaTGAGAACATTGCTAGTGCCAAGTCCCACCTTTAGTCATGGGTTTCAGTTAAAGTTCTCACTCTCCTGTGCTGGCAATAAGGTTTTACTACTGAATGATCATGTAACAATGTTGTGAAATTGATCATTCATGTTTCTGTCTCCACTCCTTTAAAAAAGGTAAGGTTTAGTTTGAGTGCAAGCCATTCATTTTTCTGGCAACCAACAACCATTGGCCTGTAGCCtttttctcagaaacaaagaaaagatgtgCTGTGTGTCTTTACTCTGCAGTGGTGCgtcctgtgtgtgctgcagatgctctgcttcctcctctgtgtgtggAACAGTGGTTTTTTGTGCCAGGAACAGAGCTCCATGCTGGCactgcgcccccccccccagcccccgccCTTGTTTCACTCCCAGGCAGTATGTATCTAATGAATTGTTAGTGATTTTCCTGACAACACAAGTTGACAGTATACCCACAATGTAACTAGATGAATTCACCCTACTTTCCTAGTGCTGCtagatatataaatttatatataaataacacataCATTTAATGTTCAGTTTACCAATATAGCCTAGGCTTCTGAAAATAGAATGTCATTAGtaacttttgtgtgtatgtgtgtgtgcatacattcatACGTGTGTAAATTGGAGACAAATTTGGCTCATTGAAATCTTCAGATGGCAGATGCTGGTATACAAGGTTTTGTCTAGTGTAATCAAGTTTTGAGATCTGTGTTTGGGTTAGTGCCTTCTGCTTGCCAGCATTGACAGCTAGCTAGTTTAGTCCGCACTTGTCCCTTTCTTAGTaagttttctctgtttttaaactTGGAACTAGTAAAGGAAACTAGTACAAAGTACACATTGAAATACTTTTATGCAGTCTTTGGCTCAAGGAAACAAGGCAGTTGAGTATCTATTGTAGCTTAATGTTATTCATCTGTATTTGCTTTTATAcctataattaaaatttaaagttacatTATTATCTTGTgtctattttaaataacttcagtGTAGGTTTGTTAAGGACATCTGAGGAACAGCAGTTCATATTTCCATGAGTGAGGAGAGGCTGAAGTCCATAGAAAGCACAAAACTGTTCACAAGTGTGTGTTTCCACTTGTGAAAAGCACAATACTTAATAACATTTTTACTAATGCACAAGTGCCAGTCATAAACCCACCCAGTCTTTGTCCAGAGTTGTTAGGAAGACTACAGCCCAGAGCGCCTAGGTGGTGAGCCCACTGTCACAGCCCAGTCCTTGGTGAGGTCCCTCTGTCTGTGTGGCTTTGATGGAGAGAGCAACTGGTTATATTTGGGAGTTACAAGGGAAAATGAGGCCTGGATACAGACACACAGTCTGAAGCTGAAAAAGAGTTATCAGgtcctggtgacagctctgtAAGTTGTAGTCATttgaacagttaaaaaaaaatctcatccaGAAGAAATATTACTTGTCAATAGTACTccaaagacatgaaaatattCACATTAAATAGTGCAAGTACTATGTtgatttatatagtttatatgaCATGACAttacctttgttttctttatgtgccTGATGATACTTTGGATCTCTGTGTTCTGAGCATCAGACTATTTCTGGACAGATTCAACATGACACTGCTGTTCACAGTGGCACTAAGACTTTTTAATCTGTTGGGTTAACTCCTAGACTAGATGACTAGATGTAGGCGCACACGCAGAAATGAAGGTGGCATTTCCCCTCAGCATTGCCTCCCCCTTGTTTTCCTTACCTCCAGATAGTCCCATGTTTCCCAGGAGCGAATGAGCCCTATTGACTTCTGTGTGCATTCTAACATACTGCTCTCAGAAAAGAGAGAGCCTCTTCTGTTTggatacttttcttcttttcctgacaACACAAGTTGACAGTATACACCCAATGTAACTAGATGAATTCACCCTACTTTCCTAGTGCTGCTagattaattatatataatctaGATTAATTAATAAATCtagattaaatttatatataaataacacataCATTTAATGTTCAGTTTACCAATATAGCCTAGGTGACCTCTAACAGAGATCTTTGATGGCATAGACCAGTGTTGcttggggcagggagggaagggggaaagagggagagagggaagggggtcCATCAACAGGGTCTTGGTATGTGATATGTCTTAGAAAAGTTCACATGAACACTGATGGAGAGATGTTTTCCTCCAGCAAAAAGCTAGGCTGTGTAGCCATTACAGAATTTTACAGCAGTTAACCTTGAGGTTGCAGTGTGGGGCTGAAAGCTGCGGGAGGAGTGTGTGAAGAATGTAGGATACAGCACCAGTTTGAGGAATGTCCTTGACTTAGCAATATGCGATAGTGTAGAGCAGTTAACCTTTTAGGCCTAAAGACTGTATTCTGTACCTTTAAGGTTTATTACAACTTTATGAAATACTGGTTACAATTTCTTTggcagaaatgttttaaaatttcatggaAAACTGCTTTAGTTAGACTATGTGAAATGTAGCTATAACAgtgtaaatatgtataatttcCTGATTTCACTGTGAGATCTCAGACTTTTAAGTGGCAAACAGATCACCGAGTCTTTTGCTGATGGACTTGTCTGTGGGGTTAGTAAGAtgtaaaagctttatttttttttttttaatagcgaCAAATTGTGGTAGTATCGGATGATGGCATGGAGCCATCCCCCACTGCCCTGGGAGGTTTTGCTTCAGACCTACAGGGCTtggctgcctttctctgtctAGAACTGTTGCTAATCACCATAGGAACTCCTAGACTTTCTGCTTtgtctctgttgttgttgttgttgttgttgtttttgttcttttccttttttgacaAGATGGATATCAAAAATAGTTGCTGTGCAAAAGTTAGTAGTCTTCTTCAAGAAGAGAACAATTCCTTTTCTAATAATACCCTGTGAAATTGcttcattcattcctttattttaaagCCAAATGTCAGCAGAATACTGCTCTTTTTATCTAAATAATTTTGATGTGGTGTTAAGTATTAATGCATTTAAAAAGAAGTCTTCATTGAGAAATACTTCCCCAGTGTACTCCCTGTGAAAACTTTGCTCAGATTTCTGGCTAAGATACCAGTCAGTATACTGGGGCTgcgtattatatacatgtattgtTTTAGTCTGGTATTGTTGTAGACCAGGTCTGGTTATAATAGATTAGGTTAATACTAGTTTGTTACATTAACActactttgttttaattatttccaGTTTACTCTCTTGTCCTCAGactctttcattttcaaatttcacTAATCAGGTCCATTTCATTGTGTAAGGctttagttttaaagaaaatagaatttggTGTAAACCAGGTTACTTccatcttaaaaggaaaacaattaaaacTGTAGATTTAAAATTGTTAATTATCTGTGACAATTTTAATTTGCCGATAATGTATACAAGCGATTTTTAAAACTGTAGATATATATGATCTTGGTTTACTGTGTTAAGTGTTGCTGTtgtttaaaaatgggaaaaaaccCGAAGCAAATCTGCTTAAAGATCTGTTGGTTTTCATTGATGGCTACAAACACTCTGTTCTCTGTGTACTTGTGTTATTCTGCCAGCTGCTGCATTAGCCTGCAGAAGTATTTGAAAATTTATAATGCATATATTTCTTGCaaagtctgttcttttctgtgGTATTTTGTCCTGTAACTGAAGTGTAGTAGTTCTTTTATGGAAATGTTAAAACTTCTGTACCAActttgaataaaatgaaaaattgacACTCCTGTGCCTCATGTGAATATCTGTCCCAAACTCAGTGTTCTGTGTCTCAGTTGAACAAGTCATACTCTACTAAGTTCTTGCAGACTTGGCTCTTGAGTGCTTTCAGAAATCCCCC
This genomic window from Mastomys coucha isolate ucsf_1 unplaced genomic scaffold, UCSF_Mcou_1 pScaffold12, whole genome shotgun sequence contains:
- the Slc5a3 gene encoding sodium/myo-inositol cotransporter encodes the protein MRAVLEAADIAVVALYFILVMCIGFFAMWKSNRSTVSGYFLAGRSMTWVAIGASLFVSNIGSEHFIGLAGSGAASGFAVGAWEFNALLLLQLLGWIFIPIYIRSGVYTMPEYLSKRFGGHRIQVYFAALSLLLYIFTKLSVDLYSGALFIQESLGWNLYVSVILLIGMTALLTVTGGLVAVIYTDTLQALLMIIGALTLMVISMMKIGGFEEVKRRYMLASPNVASILLKYNLSNTNSCMVHPKVNALKMLRDPTDEDVPWPGFILGQTPASVWYWCADQVIVQRVLAAKNIAHAKGSTLMAGFLKLLPMFIIVVPGMISRILFADEIACINPEHCMQVCGSRAGCSNIAYPRLVMTLVPVGLRGLMMAVMIAALMSDLDSIFNSASTIFTLDVYKLIRKSASSRELMIVGRIFVAFMVVISIAWVPIIVEMQGGQMYLYIQEVADYLTPPVAALFLLAIFWNRCNEQGAFYGGMAGFVLGAVRLILAFTYRAPECDQPDNRPGFIKDIHYMYVATALFWITGLITVIVSLLTPPPTKGQIRTTTFWSKKTLVTKESCSQKDEPYRMQEKSILQCSENSDVISHTIPNGKSEDSIKGLQPEDVNLLVTCREEGNPVASMGHSEAETPVDAYSNGQAALMGEREREKEKENRSQYWKFIDWFCGFKSKSLSKRSLRDLMDEEAVCLQMLEETPQVKVILNIGLFAVCSLGIFMFVYFSL